Proteins encoded in a region of the Oncorhynchus clarkii lewisi isolate Uvic-CL-2024 chromosome 18, UVic_Ocla_1.0, whole genome shotgun sequence genome:
- the LOC139372471 gene encoding caprin-2-like has translation MRGAVALLVLLFCLSGAWTQEESGRVRESDITQQGHSAGRESRGSEATEVTGERATTQPDIWDEMKGLRDMVIEQREKLRTMDGRVTACEGEVETQKNTVMDLRIQLMVTKAKVAELEKDNAALEARLSASERELTTTRNDVEELKRQSTDRPKVAFSAAGLNDKGPIGPFNTDANLVYTRVITNIGKAYSPITGAFTAPVRGVYYIRFTAAQHGLGYMGISMLKNGQATMSNYHYNSHGYWIHLSNGVILELEEGDVVYMRLPASFRLYDNSYNQNIFSGFLLFTV, from the exons ATGAGGGGTGCTGTAGCTTTGCttgtgttgctgttctgtctgtctggggcatgGACTCAGGAGGAGAGTGGACGGGTCAGAGAGAGTGACATCACTCAACAGGGACacagtgcagggagagagagccgaGGGAGCGAAGCTACAGAGGTGACCGGCGAACGTGCGACCACGCAACCTGACATCTGGGATGAGATGAAGGGCCTGAGAGACATGGtgatagagcagagagagaagctgagGACGATGGATGGCAGAGTGACAGCCTGTGAGGGTGAGGTAgagacacagaaaaacacagtgaTGGACCTAAGAATCCAGCTGATGGTCACTAAGGCCAAAGTGGCGGAACTGGAGAAAGATAATGCAG CCCTGGAGGCCAGACTGAGTGCCAGTGAGAGAGAACTGACCACCACTAGGAATGATGTTGAGGAACTGAAGAGACAGAGCACAG ACAGACCAAAAGTGGCTTTCTCTGCTGCTGGTTTGAACGATAAGGGACCCATTGGTCCCTTCAATACTGACGCCAACCTGGTCTACACCAGAGTCATCACCAACATCGGCAAGGCCTACAGCCCGATTACAG GTGCCTTCACAGCACCAGTGAGAGGCGTCTACTACATCAGATTCACCGCTGCTCAACATGGGCTTGGTTACATGGGTATATCCATGTTAAAGAATGGGCAGGCGACCATGTCCAACTATCATTACAATAGCCATGGATACTGGATCCATTTATCTAATGGAGTCATTCTGGAGCTGGAGGAGGGAGACGTGGTGTACATGCGTCTCCCTGCGAGCTTCAGGCTCTATGATAACTCATATAATCAAAACATCTTCAGTGGCTTCCTGCTTTTCACTGTGTGA